Within the Arachis duranensis cultivar V14167 chromosome 10, aradu.V14167.gnm2.J7QH, whole genome shotgun sequence genome, the region aagaaaaaAAACAGAGAGCAAATCTAAGTGCTAGTGAGCGAATCTGAAATCTTTATTCATCTTGTCTTAGTCTATACGCTGAAACTAGCTAGCTAGAGTAAGTGCTAACTTCTATCATAACTGACCTGAACTACTTGTTATTAACTTAATAGCAGAATGCAGCTAGTTTTAGTATGCACAAGCTATAACCTAGATATACTACACCAGGCTGTATCATATACACTGAGCTATCACAAATATAGCATTGCATCGTTACATCATATGTTTTTTACATGAGTTGATAAAAGTTGGCACATGAATCCAATAGGTGATGTTTTGATCCAGAATGCAAACACATGGAACCAATTTTCATAACAGGAACACTTAAGTAAGTTTTCAAGTTCCACGAACGGAGCGAACGCGATCTTGAATCAATTTCCTCTCCCACTCTGCTATATCTTCAAATGCATGATCTGGAAGAGACTCAAATGGCTCCTTCCATGGATCATTCTTGGCCAAATCATAGGTAGCTCCTCGTATTGCTCTTTTATTAGGTCCACATGGTCTCTTTGAAGTTAACAACTCATATGCGGTATTTAGCTGTCACAAGAAAGATAACAcattcttttcttgaaaattaaGACTTCTTAAGAAACTGTGAACTAATCTGTCATACAGATTAAAAATACCGTTTTTCCATAACATGAGCTAAACCTCATATCTAGCAAGAAAATTAGTGCAACCATAACATTACacttaaaaatatcaaatttgatAATCATTTCTTGAATCAAAGATAGGTGGAAGTTTAGAACTCACATTCATGTCATAGAACCAGAACAAATAAGCTATTGCCACCCCTGGTGCTCTCCCAAGTCCAGCAGTACAATGCACATAAACTTTTCCTTTTCCCTCTGAGATTGCCCATTCCAATGATGAGACTGCTTTAGGTAGAACATTTCGCAAGGAGTTTGGATCAAAGTCTATTGCCTAATAGAAtagatttataaaatatatcaaGCTGTGAATTATAATCCAGTCTCAGAGAAGCAGGCAAAGCATTTAACAAACTCACAACTCTTTCAGAAAAAGGTTTTCTAACACATTTAAAGCACAATGTCAATTGCACCAAAAGTATATGGATCCTTGAGTTAGCCATACGTTGTATTAACCAGAtaggaaaaattaaaatctgTATCTCATGACAATGCCATTAAGCAAGATAAGTTGGCATTGTTGTATATACTTTCATAAAATTCAGAGCGGGTATTATTTTCTCAACAAAATTGACTGAAATGCAGGCTTGTAGCTTTCTTACTTACCGGCCTCCTCATATGTCGAACATCGAGTTCATGACACCTCCTTGTTATCGAATTCAAGTCTATTCCCCAATATTCTACATCCTTATCCTGCTGCAAGTTCAGAATGTATGTCACACCCTCTTCCTTCTTGAGGTGATCGATGTCTTCAGGTTTCTGTGGTTGGGATCCCACAATGAGATTGTCAGTTATAAGTGTGTAATTCATACCTGAAATAAATCGATCACAGATTGCATCAGCAGCAGCAATCATATTACTGATGCTAtgcattttatataatagacaCAAATTAATACAGCAGTAACTGTTCCTTCTAGCACCTTATACAAAATGCAAGTAATTAACAAAGGAAACCCATCATTATATCAAACAGTTGGCATTCATAACTAACAAATAGGGAAAAAAGAGGAAACTAACCCAGATCGTGGTGATACTCATAAGGATTTCTCATCATTCTCTTCATAGCAATATTGTAATCTTCCATTCTGTCCTTGGATTTAGAGGCAGTGGTATTGCTGGTGGAGAGTTTGTGCTTCTCATCAATGCCATTTTCTGATAGCTTCTTGCAGCATATCCGAGTGAATCTAAGAGAGTAGTTAGGAACCACAAAAGTGCATGGCGATTTGTACCTCCTAAGTACTTGTGTGTTCAACAAAGGAGATCCTGGTACTGAAGGAAGcatttccatcatcttcttcttctagtTGGTTTCTGTTTCTaagcgagattatatatatgtcATATAATTGATGAAGCTTTATTTACCGAAATACCCTCCAATATATGAGGTGGCTGATGCTGTAGCAAACTAGCAATGACACCAAGAAAATGGATCCTCCCAAATAACTACCAGTGTTGGTCAGTCCATAAAGCTTGGTTTGTTTTATGGGTTGGGTCATGCTTACTCTTTCTGGGTATATATTAAAAAGCCTGTCCATGaccgaaaacaaagaaaagaaaagcctgtcgaagaaaaaagaagggatGGGGCATCTATAGATTACTAGACTGCCATATCTGTTGGGTACATATGTAATTAGCAACTTTGGTTGGGTTGTAGTTAAATAATAGGAAGTAATGGGCAATGGTAGATGCTTGAGTAGTATGAAagtgaaaaattgaaaattctaaACCTGAATTTGGTAGCAGCGGATTAGGGGGCTACCGATAATATTCTACGGTTAATTAGAGGTATGCTTGGTTTGTTATTATCTGGAATTTGACATGCATTGTCGTATTGTTGCACTTATTTTCTCTTCGTATGATCTTTGTGTAATGAAGCAAGATATTTTCaaccgaaaataaaaaaatcctttCGGTTACCAAAAAAGAAATATGTAAAGAAAAAGGCGACTAAATGTATGAATTCTCTAGTCAGTAACAAAAGTATGTAtgaacataaaaaaagggaTGTCTTCTGTTTAGGGTTGAATGTGCAGTCAATTTGTTGGATCAGATCCAAATAATTGTAATACTTACTCACTTGCAACAAAGATTGTCTAGTTGACTTTCCCTCATGGGTTAACTATATGGCACTAGCTAGCCACATGTTGTATACAGACTACTCGATCTACTCTAGTACTCTTGATGAATCATATCATTTATATAATGTATAAAGTACTAGTTGTACAACAAATTGAATCTCCATATACAGTCTCTATTGTTTGAAGTTACTCACCCTCCAGGCATCCTATGTCATTTCACATTTACACACCTAAAAGTGGTTTTTGGACACAACctaattcaaatatcaaaaatagAGTTATAATATTGAAATTTCAAATAAGTATTTCTATGAATTATATCTTCCGTTTATTTATGAAGTGAAACTTTAAATAACGTTGGGTCTTTTGATAATAAATACTGATATGCAGCTCATAAATTTTGGATAAGAATTCATGAATGTAATTCACAAACATACAACAATCTATGGTAGAGAATAAGGCTTCCCTTGACCCACATGAATGACATGCCATTGACTGCTTGTGGGTGACAGCTGAATTGAACAAGAATCTATCAACTCTACCTTAGCGTGTGCactctaattattattatgatccCATTCGATTAAATCCATTTGTTGAAGTGATAGAGCTTAAATCAAGGTTTTTAAcgtttatatttttgtaaggATTTCTTAATCTCACTCTGTCACTTTCACATTATTAGTAGATAGATAAGGTATTCAATATGGGAGCGGGACTCAAAAGGTTTCTTTGCATTATAGTGCACCTAATCCCACTCTTGATGTTTACTTCTTTTGTGTTGTGTGCCAAACTGCCAATGCAATAAAGCTTTAGTCTTATTTGGTGCCACCACTGCCCTGTTTTCTCCGgcttattaattataaaaaattgaaaaccacATCTCTTTCAATGCCACTAATTCTTGaatgagaaattaaagaaatgaTCCTACATATGTAGCACAATTATATAAACGTGTAAACTTTTCATATCAATGAGTGCAAAGTCCAGTGATCATTCCTTAGTATTTTCATTATCTATATATAGGATTATTATTGTTACAAGAACAATTGAATTTTCAATATAACGTAACCTTTCATTTGCATGGATATTAATGTAGCAAAAACAGAGAAACATCGGCAGAAGTTTTACACTAGAGAACTGCTCTGAGAACTGAGAAGCTTAACGACTGGAATCATATAAGTTTCTTCAGTATTGAGCCCACATTGTTTCCTACTAATCTTGTTTTTCCGAAACCTAAACCCTTATGAGAGAGttgttgattttatttgatCAGTATCTTTCACgtaaactaatttaaattgattgaaTACTTAATTCATTCAtctacttaaaaaatataaaaaatttaaattttgtcatatATATACTGTCATTCATTGGCCAACAAAAATccttaaataaaactcaaatatttagtatactaattcttagtttttaccgaattcaataaatttaacattttaacTCATAGGACGCATGATAGGTGTACTAGAAAAggttagtattttatttttatacatttaCTTTACAATTATTGATTAAACTATTATTCAACTTCGTTTTACTTATTCAAGATatttttaactataaatttaaataaataaaaaacgtGAGAAGAtcaatatttttctgtatttattttatgttgagtcgatattatttaatttgttttaccataaaaatATTACTCCCCTGAGATTCCTTAAATTAATATCTCAAATACCAATTTGAATACAATTGTTTGCggataaatataaaatgatGGAGGTAGGGTTTGCTAGGTTGTTGCCATTTATGACTATCACGTGCCTGTTAATTAAGAAATGGTGATTGGGTGTCATTTCATATGAGAATCTTCCCACTAGCCTCTTCCTATGGCAAACACTAACTAACAGGACTACCAACCAAACCAACCATATATTTTGCGTTGCTTTGAGAAAGGGGCAAAGTCTTCTGATCTTTTGGGCTATCGAGAGTTTGACACAAAGCCATGTATATTAGTTGTTGCAATTGCATGATCAAATGAGCAACTAGCTACCCAAGAATATGTTCTATCCACTCCAATTTAATTTCTGTGCATTTCAATCATCACACGGAATCTTAACAATCTAATGAAACAGGAATTCATTTGGGAATAAGAATTAAGTTTAGAAGCCAATAATCAATCTCATTAAACTAGTAGAATCATGCTGTCCTCTCGTACTTTGGTACGTGTTAATCCATTAatttttgcttgattttattGGCAAAAGCTTATAGCCAGCTTTGCTTAATTAAGATGAGGTCCAAGACAAGTGGATGGTCTATGTTTGCTTTATTAATTCTCCACTACAAACTGTCTACTTCTATTGCCTTGTCATGGTGACATTATCCTTTTAAGTGGTTGATGCCTTCATGGAAAATTAGAAGGAAATAATTTTTCAACAAAAGATATCGTTATACTTGTATTTTaggtttaaataaatttttgttccTTAAAAAATacctgttttttttttgtttttataaaattaagaatatCTTTATTTTAGTCTCTGCCATTAGTTTGCTATATTAAGTATTGACATGAAAGAGTAATAATAAcgacatgaattaaaa harbors:
- the LOC107470224 gene encoding phosphoglucan phosphatase LSF2, chloroplastic, which encodes MMEMLPSVPGSPLLNTQVLRRYKSPCTFVVPNYSLRFTRICCKKLSENGIDEKHKLSTSNTTASKSKDRMEDYNIAMKRMMRNPYEYHHDLGMNYTLITDNLIVGSQPQKPEDIDHLKKEEGVTYILNLQQDKDVEYWGIDLNSITRRCHELDVRHMRRPAIDFDPNSLRNVLPKAVSSLEWAISEGKGKVYVHCTAGLGRAPGVAIAYLFWFYDMNLNTAYELLTSKRPCGPNKRAIRGATYDLAKNDPWKEPFESLPDHAFEDIAEWERKLIQDRVRSVRGT